A genomic segment from Paraburkholderia hayleyella encodes:
- a CDS encoding group III truncated hemoglobin, protein MTDTLPAASSALALASSLPRHAEPTEANIRELVYAFYDRVRADPLLGPVFEQTLAGRWDAHLPKMCAFWTSLVLGSKQYRGNVQQVHQPLSGIEPQHFSQWLFLFLATVESRYEPAAAVRFMEPALRIAQSLQLSRFGWNYVIPEEQKALLAHIAPRERSPEHQQAHEHALRHGKPRG, encoded by the coding sequence ATGACTGATACCTTGCCTGCCGCCTCTTCGGCCTTGGCCCTGGCCTCGAGCTTGCCCCGCCACGCCGAACCCACGGAAGCCAATATTCGTGAACTGGTCTACGCGTTCTATGACCGTGTGCGCGCCGATCCATTATTAGGCCCGGTGTTCGAGCAAACGCTCGCGGGCCGCTGGGACGCCCATCTGCCCAAAATGTGCGCCTTCTGGACGAGCCTCGTCCTCGGGTCAAAGCAGTATCGCGGCAACGTTCAGCAAGTACACCAGCCGCTCTCTGGCATCGAGCCGCAGCATTTCAGCCAGTGGCTGTTCCTGTTTCTCGCAACCGTCGAATCACGCTACGAACCCGCTGCCGCTGTGCGCTTCATGGAACCCGCGCTGCGTATTGCGCAAAGCTTGCAATTAAGCCGTTTCGGTTGGAATTACGTCATTCCTGAAGAGCAAAAAGCGCTGCTCGCGCATATCGCCCCGCGTGAACGTTCGCCTGAGCATCAACAGGCGCATGAACACGCACTCCGGCACGGCAAGCCGCGCGGGTAG
- a CDS encoding molybdenum cofactor biosynthesis protein MoaE has product MTVRVQTEDFDLSAEAGALRAANPQAGALACFVGLVRDLNEGSAVHSMTLEHYPGMTEQALEQIVAAAQLRWPGIDVLIVHRVGPLAPSAQIVLVATTAAHRGDAFASCEFVMDFLKTQAPFWKKEATPEGARWVDARVSDDTAFARWGVAPDDNGGAQN; this is encoded by the coding sequence ATGACAGTTCGAGTCCAGACTGAAGATTTCGATCTCAGCGCCGAAGCCGGTGCACTGCGTGCCGCGAATCCACAGGCGGGTGCGCTCGCCTGCTTCGTGGGCCTGGTGCGTGATCTCAACGAGGGCAGTGCGGTGCATTCGATGACGCTGGAGCATTACCCCGGCATGACCGAGCAGGCACTGGAGCAGATTGTTGCCGCCGCGCAGTTGCGCTGGCCCGGAATTGACGTGCTGATCGTGCATCGCGTCGGCCCACTGGCGCCCTCCGCGCAGATCGTGCTGGTGGCGACGACAGCAGCGCATCGCGGCGATGCGTTTGCCTCGTGCGAGTTCGTGATGGATTTTCTGAAGACACAGGCGCCATTCTGGAAAAAAGAAGCGACTCCAGAAGGCGCACGCTGGGTGGATGCCCGCGTGAGCGACGACACGGCATTCGCCCGCTGGGGCGTGGCGCCGGACGACAACGGCGGCGCCCAGAACTGA
- the moaD gene encoding molybdopterin converting factor subunit 1, producing the protein MKIHLKYFASVREALGCSDETLSVPDGIATVGDVRDWLRLRGGAWADTLAEGRPLRMACNHVMTDASRRITEGCEVAFFPPVTGG; encoded by the coding sequence ATGAAGATCCATTTGAAATACTTTGCCAGCGTGCGTGAGGCGCTCGGCTGTTCCGACGAAACGCTGAGCGTACCTGACGGCATCGCCACGGTGGGCGATGTGCGGGACTGGCTGCGCCTGCGCGGCGGCGCCTGGGCCGACACCCTGGCCGAAGGCCGGCCATTGCGCATGGCTTGCAACCATGTCATGACGGACGCCAGCCGGCGCATTACCGAGGGCTGCGAAGTGGCATTTTTTCCGCCGGTCACGGGCGGTTAG